One window from the genome of candidate division WOR-3 bacterium encodes:
- a CDS encoding lysylphosphatidylglycerol synthase transmembrane domain-containing protein produces MKKIQQSYLNKSKINSSSITKGLKIFLAISILTYTLLLLFTATKKTWSLFKEINGFYILLVFGLISLYVIFESLRIKFIAHALSGKWVPFNSCVQVIFCGAFLSAVTPFQAGGSPIQVYILNKAGLKVGTGLLLLLLRALFYLMGMLIFLPFILPFFKTEYQGKSMQILSNYSIFAYIFLFGMLFLILSLPKFIKRAFYSITYRKGKRTKATTTIFYFIREIEDIRNKLFFFIKRRKLYALLILFLTIIVYIPNYSIAYVLLKALYIKASYLDTIFRQVFLLFAAFFFPTPGAEGIIEGGFTVLFYSSVPRYLIGIFTIFWRFFTYHLFVIIGGFFSLKILNLKNLLK; encoded by the coding sequence TTGAAAAAGATCCAACAATCTTACTTAAATAAAAGCAAAATAAATAGCTCTTCAATCACTAAAGGATTAAAAATATTTCTCGCCATTTCAATTTTAACCTACACTTTACTTTTACTTTTTACCGCAACAAAGAAAACCTGGTCTCTCTTTAAAGAAATTAATGGTTTTTATATCCTTTTAGTTTTTGGGTTAATATCTTTGTATGTAATTTTTGAGTCTCTTAGAATAAAATTCATTGCACACGCGCTATCTGGCAAATGGGTTCCATTCAACAGTTGCGTTCAAGTCATATTCTGTGGAGCCTTTCTTTCCGCAGTGACTCCTTTTCAAGCTGGAGGTTCACCCATACAGGTTTACATCCTAAATAAAGCTGGTCTAAAAGTAGGAACCGGCTTGCTCCTCCTTCTACTTAGAGCTCTTTTTTATCTTATGGGAATGCTAATCTTCCTGCCTTTCATCCTTCCCTTTTTCAAAACAGAATATCAAGGAAAGTCAATGCAGATCCTATCCAACTATTCTATATTTGCTTATATCTTCCTTTTTGGGATGTTATTCTTAATCCTTTCTTTACCTAAATTTATAAAAAGAGCTTTTTATTCAATAACTTATAGAAAAGGTAAAAGAACAAAAGCCACCACAACAATTTTTTATTTTATAAGAGAGATAGAAGACATTAGAAATAAATTATTTTTTTTCATAAAAAGGAGAAAACTTTATGCTTTATTGATTCTATTTTTAACAATAATTGTTTATATTCCGAATTATTCGATAGCTTATGTCTTACTTAAAGCTCTTTATATTAAAGCCTCATACTTAGATACAATCTTCCGCCAAGTCTTTCTCCTTTTTGCAGCCTTCTTTTTCCCAACTCCTGGAGCAGAAGGGATAATCGAGGGAGGATTTACAGTTCTGTTCTATTCCTCAGTTCCTCGTTATCTAATAGGTATATTTACAATCTTCTGGAGATTCTTTACCTATCATCTCTTTGTTATAATCGGCGGATTTTTTTCGCTTAAAATTTTAAACTTAAAAAACCTACTTAAATAA
- the cyaB gene encoding class IV adenylate cyclase produces the protein MEEIEVKFLEIDVKEIERRLIEIGAKKVFEGELNSIYFDFVDRLLEKEGKILRLRKKGEKTYLTYKKVIDTKKAKVMEEFELEVSDFILISKIFEGIGLVPLYEFRSYRTSYQLNEIKFEIDQYHEIPPFLEVEVPDLRELNKVVLKLGLSHKEPKPFSIKEVLKHYRKI, from the coding sequence TTGGAAGAGATTGAGGTAAAGTTTTTAGAAATTGATGTAAAAGAAATAGAGAGAAGACTGATTGAGATTGGGGCTAAAAAAGTTTTTGAAGGAGAATTAAATTCCATATATTTTGATTTTGTAGATAGGCTCTTAGAGAAGGAGGGGAAGATTTTAAGACTTCGTAAGAAAGGAGAAAAAACCTACTTAACTTATAAAAAAGTTATAGATACTAAGAAAGCAAAGGTTATGGAAGAGTTTGAGTTAGAGGTTAGCGATTTTATTTTAATATCCAAAATCTTCGAAGGTATAGGTTTGGTTCCACTTTATGAATTTAGGAGTTATAGGACTTCTTATCAGTTAAATGAAATAAAATTTGAAATTGATCAATATCATGAAATTCCTCCATTTCTTGAAGTGGAGGTCCCTGATCTTAGGGAACTAAATAAAGTTGTTTTAAAGCTTGGGCTTTCTCATAAAGAGCCAAAACCTTTTTCTATAAAAGAGGTTCTTAAACATTATAGAAAGATTTAA